Proteins encoded by one window of Chryseobacterium sp. POL2:
- a CDS encoding L-threonylcarbamoyladenylate synthase: MSLEKAVDILKNGGSILYPTDTIWGLGCDATNPEAIKKVFDIKHRDTHKSMIILVENEKRLQDLVDVPEMAWEIIDLSEKPVTIVYESAKGLPKEALADDGSIGIRLVKDEFCKKLISKLNKPIVSTSANLSGDKSPLQFADISKEIVDAVDYAVEENREKVSKYSGSSVIKVWKDGQIKVLRE, encoded by the coding sequence ATGAGCCTAGAAAAAGCAGTAGATATATTAAAAAATGGCGGCAGCATTCTTTACCCGACCGATACGATTTGGGGACTTGGCTGTGACGCTACCAATCCAGAAGCTATAAAAAAAGTATTCGATATCAAACATCGTGATACCCACAAATCCATGATTATATTGGTAGAAAACGAAAAACGTTTGCAAGATTTGGTGGACGTTCCAGAGATGGCTTGGGAGATTATCGACCTATCAGAAAAACCTGTAACCATTGTTTACGAATCCGCAAAAGGTCTTCCCAAAGAAGCTTTGGCAGATGATGGCTCCATTGGAATAAGATTAGTAAAAGACGAATTTTGTAAAAAATTAATTTCAAAACTTAACAAACCCATCGTATCGACTTCTGCTAACCTTAGTGGTGACAAAAGTCCGCTGCAATTTGCTGACATCTCTAAAGAAATCGTTGATGCCGTAGATTATGCAGTGGAAGAAAACCGTGAGAAAGTTTCGAAATACAGCGGTTCTTCGGTAATTAAAGTTTGGAAAGATGGACAAATAAAAGTTTTGAGAGAATAA